The DNA segment CTGGCCAGAGGCAACCTGCGTAAAGCCGAAGCTACACAGATCGCACACCCGATCAAAAAACCATAGCACAACAAGTAAAAGAATTAAATAAAAAAGTTGCCTGCACTCCGTAAAGGAGCGCCATAGTTTTTCTAAGCGATTTCTATATGAATGTAGACGAGCGTGGAGCGCAAGTTGCGGTGCCCGGGCTGTAACGATATGTCTGTTATAGGCACGCCTGATCGAAGCATAGAGCTCTGCCCTATTCCCCCGGAGTCGTCCGGAAGGCAAAATACAACAGCGCTGCTGGGGTTAATAGGTCAGGTCAAAGGCGCAGGATCGAGGGTCCTGTTCCGTAGGAATTCGCGAGTCCGGATCTCGTCCACCACACCAGTTTTTAGAAAATACATTTTAATATTTTAATAGTGGTTTATCAAGTTTTTTTGTTGCTTATCATTCACGCCGTTCGACACTCGTTCCTTTTATCACCTATCATTCACGCCGTTCGACACTCGTTCCTTTTATCACCTATCATTCACGCCGTTCGACACTCGTTCCTTTTATCACCTATCATTCACGCCGTTCGACACTCGTTCCTTTTATCACCTATCATTCACGCCGTTCGACACTCGTTCCTTTTATCACCTATCATTCACGCCGTTCGACACTCGTTCCTTTTATCACCTATCATTCACGCCGTTCGACACTCGTTCCTTTTATCACCTATCATTCACGCCGTTCGACACTCGTTCGCTCTCTTCGTTCGCTCACTCGCTACTGCGGTTTTTCAGGTGCTCCGATGTCAGGGCCGGGCTTGCACCCCGCTCGCATTTCTGCTTCGCAGAATGCTCGCTCGCAAGCCCTAAGCGACGCGGACTGAGGCCGCGTCCATTACCCTGCCATCTACGCATCCCTCGCTACGCTCGGGCAGACCTGAAAAACCTCCGCCGAACGCGAATTATTAATGTGAAAAAAGTTGTAGGGTTCATTATTCTGGGTACTTATTCCGTATTTTATTAGTCCGTATAAGATATATCCCTAAATAATTTAAAAAATCACAATATTGATGATGATTCAGGTTTATTCCTGATATTATGGCCATAAAAATCAATGTACCGGCAATTTTGGCATTCGTAATGATCAGTATCGTTTTTGTGAGCGGCTGTATCCAGTTTCCGGATACAGCTAAAACTGAAGACATGAAGGTCCCTCACGAAGGGAAATATGGCATTTATATGTTAGACCTTGATACAGGCCGCGTACATTCAATTTACAGTACAGGCCAGGAAGTCTATACCTCTGCGCTTCGCTTGAATGATCAGTGTAATAAGCTCGTTTTCACGCAAAAGGCAGACGGTGACTCTAACGAGAAAAATGAAATTTTTACCATAAATGTAGATGGAACGGGCCTTCAAAGGATCACAAATAATGCTTTTTGGGACCTATACCCCGCATGGTCGGAAGACGGTTCGCGTATAGCATTCCTTTCTTTCCGTGGTAAAGACCTGGATATTTACATGATAGATGCCAATGGCAATAATGAGGCCCTGTTTTATGACTCCGGCACTCATGACGCGGATATTGATTGGAAAAATGATAACATTGTATTTACTTCAGGCTCCGCTATATGGACCATAAGAGATGACGGGACAGGATCGACGCGTGTCACAAGTCCGCCGAATGCAGGACTATGGGGTAAGGCAAATCTTCCTGCGGGAGACTATGATCCCCGGCTTGACCCGTCCGGGACGAAGATCGTCTTTGAGAGATTAGAGAACACGAGCAGCACACATGGAAACTATAACTTGTTTACCATAAACATAGATGGCAGCGGGGAGAAGCGCCTGACAGATACCGGATATTCGCAGGGGCTCGCAAGCTGGTCGAATTCAGGAGATAAGATAGTCTATACCGTCGCTGCCATAAATGATGAAGGTAAGTACGACGCATATATGATCAATTCTGACGGGACGGACAATCGTAATATTACGCCTTCGTATTTCCCGCCCGAGTTTTTAGTTTACTCTCCGATCTTTTCAAAAGATGACACTAAAATATATTTTATCGGGCAATGGTGGGAATGATCGTTTCATCCCATCATTTTTTAACGCCCATCATTTTTTAACGGCAACTGGGATCATAAAACCTTTAGGTTCTTCCGCTTAAGCTGCAGGATAACAGCATTCCCCTACATTATATATACAAATAATAGCAAAATAAACATATATAAATAAAATTGTGTCGAATTTAATATTTCACCGTATCATGACAGTGGCTTTATTATCATCATCAGGATTGGCTTGCGATGAAACACAGTGAAATTATCCATTGTCCGAAATGTAAAGGAAATCTTTCAAGCATAGATAGCCAGGGCTCGTCCGGGGAGTCCGGGAGCTATTTCTGTCAGACCTGCGGGATAAAGTATCCGGTGATCGACAGTGTCGTGGAATTCCTCCCCGGAGGTATGGTCACGAAAGGTCTCGGGCAGAAACTTATGGAATCGCCGCGCATGGTAAGCATATATGAAAGTAAATGGTGGCGCGGCTGTAAGCAGTTTTCATGGTTTATGGGCCTGACGCTGGACGAAGAGATAGAGCTGATCAAGCGTATAACATACCCTGGTGAAAAAGATACAGTTCTTGATCTCGCATGTGGTACGGGCATCTATGCGCGGGCTTTTGCTCAGGGCAGCCCCGGCCGCAATGTTTTCGGGCTGGATATATCATGGCCGATGCTTCAGTATGCGGCTGATAAGGCCCGTAGTATGGGAATAGATAACGTAAGATTCCTGCACGGCGACGCTCACAGCCTTCCGTTCGCGGATGAGTCACTGGACGTAGCGAACTGCTGCGGGGCATTACACCTGTTCTCCGACGTAAGGCGCGTTCTTGGCGAACTGTATCGGACAATAAAGCCCGGAGGACGATTCTCAGTAGCTGCTGCCTGGAAAAGTGATAATCTGTGGGGACGGATAAAAGCGTACTCTGACGAAAAGTTCTGGAAAATACACTATTTCCGTAAAGATGAGTTAAGTTCATTGCTGGACGAGGCTGGTTTCACCCCGACAATATATCACGCATATGGTATCTGGATGGTCGCCGGCGGCGTTCGCAGGTAAAAAATGAACAAATCAAAGCAGGATCATTCTTGTAATCGTTTTTTTAATAAAAAGGCTTTAAAGAGGACTTTTTCTTTCTTGCCGGCATCCTTGTAAGTATAAAATGAGATACTTTTCAGCCTGAGAAAACCATGAAATTTTACCAGCCTTTCAATGTATCCATCACTATGATGGTATATCCATAAACCGGAAGGATCTTCAACGCATGAGACTTCATCATCCATAGTTCCGATCACGGTGAAGCTGAACGTGCCGTCCTTTTTTAATAACCGGGACGTTTCTTTAAAAAATATATCCAGGTCCTGGAAAAAATGAAAAACGCCGCAACAGACGGCATGATCGAATTGGCTGTCTGCATATGGCCAGTTACCGGAGATCAGGTCGTATGTTTTTATCTCTTTTACAAAGCCTTTTTCTTTACAGGCCTTGAGCATCTCTTCGGAGTTATCTATACCATATACCTTCAGCCCTGCCTTATGGAACAGATAAGAGCTAAGGCCGGTGCCGATCCCGATATCCAGTATCATTTCTTCAGGACCGATATATTCATAAGTGAGACCGAACAAGACCTCATGCCCCCGATTTTCGACAAGCTCGCTCATACTGTCATAATACTTTGCAGAGACATCATGCGCTTCGAAGACATCGGATTTCATCATTTTTTCTTAGAATTATTTATCTTATAAAGCTTAGTATCATATCAATGCCTGGTCCCTGTCATAAGATACAGCTCATCCCCGCTGATACTTAAAATGTCCACTCAAAGTTTTATTGACATTCATAAAAAATAGAGATAATTTTGAGACTTTTATGCAAATGACTGGATATATAGGACCTATTCTCTTTTTAATATGATAGAATAATCGCCCAGCCCGTCAATTGTGATCGTCTCTCTATTGTCGTTGGGATTGAACGGGTCTTTCGGATAATACTTTAACAGATAAGTCGTACTTTCCTGTCCTGTAAAAGATATCCGGTAAGCCCTGACACCAGGTATGTCATCGCTGAAGAATTCCCACTTGCCGTCCGTTCTGGTACCTTTATCGTGGTTGATAAAAGTTAATTTATTATAGGCTGCAAAAAACTGGACGTTCACATGACTGTAGCCGTAGGGGGATTGTTTTTCGACCGATACCCAGCTACCTGCCAGTGGGTCATTGACCTGTGGATCCTGCGGGACAGGGGTCTGCACGGGCGCATACGTAGGCCCGGGTGTAGGTGTCCGTTCGCGTATCAAGCCTTTTGTACAGATACATCCGGACGATAATATTATTGAAGCTATTAAAAGCAAAATGATCAACGGCTTATAATATCTCATAATCACTCCCTTGCCTTCTCCTGCCAATACTATCCAGTATCATCGCATGACTATAAAAAATATTGTGTTCCATTTAATCGATAGGGGCATACGGATATAATTTCTTATAGTTTAGGATAACATAAAGATAAGTTGAGGTCAATATCATGGACAAGATTTCCATAGGCTCAAAGCCGCTGTTATACCCTTTGCCTGCAGTTCTGGTCGGTTCAAACGTTAACGGTAAGCCGAACTATATGACGGTAGCATGGTCCAGCATCGTGAACATGGCCCCGCCGATGGTGTCTGTCTCCATAGGCCATTCCAGGCACACTCTTAAGGGGATCGAGGAGAACAATACATTCAGCGTCAACATCCCTTCAACGAAACAGATAGCCGAAACGGATTATTGCGGCATCGTAACCGGCGCGGGCGATGATAAGTCAGCCCTTTTCGAGTCATTTTACGGTAAATTAAAGACAGCGCCCATGATCAAGGATTGTCCGATGAACATGGAATGTAAGGTCAACAGGACCATAGACCTTGGAAGCCATGTGCTCGTCATCGGAGAGATCATAGATATTCTCGTAGACCTTGATTGTACAC comes from the Methanooceanicella nereidis genome and includes:
- a CDS encoding flavin reductase family protein, whose translation is MDKISIGSKPLLYPLPAVLVGSNVNGKPNYMTVAWSSIVNMAPPMVSVSIGHSRHTLKGIEENNTFSVNIPSTKQIAETDYCGIVTGAGDDKSALFESFYGKLKTAPMIKDCPMNMECKVNRTIDLGSHVLVIGEIIDILVDLDCTHNGIPDITKIDPMIFSFPQNDYFQVGKHIGKAFAAGKSIKK
- a CDS encoding class I SAM-dependent methyltransferase, giving the protein MKHSEIIHCPKCKGNLSSIDSQGSSGESGSYFCQTCGIKYPVIDSVVEFLPGGMVTKGLGQKLMESPRMVSIYESKWWRGCKQFSWFMGLTLDEEIELIKRITYPGEKDTVLDLACGTGIYARAFAQGSPGRNVFGLDISWPMLQYAADKARSMGIDNVRFLHGDAHSLPFADESLDVANCCGALHLFSDVRRVLGELYRTIKPGGRFSVAAAWKSDNLWGRIKAYSDEKFWKIHYFRKDELSSLLDEAGFTPTIYHAYGIWMVAGGVRR
- a CDS encoding class I SAM-dependent DNA methyltransferase, coding for MKSDVFEAHDVSAKYYDSMSELVENRGHEVLFGLTYEYIGPEEMILDIGIGTGLSSYLFHKAGLKVYGIDNSEEMLKACKEKGFVKEIKTYDLISGNWPYADSQFDHAVCCGVFHFFQDLDIFFKETSRLLKKDGTFSFTVIGTMDDEVSCVEDPSGLWIYHHSDGYIERLVKFHGFLRLKSISFYTYKDAGKKEKVLFKAFLLKKRLQE
- a CDS encoding TolB family protein → MAIKINVPAILAFVMISIVFVSGCIQFPDTAKTEDMKVPHEGKYGIYMLDLDTGRVHSIYSTGQEVYTSALRLNDQCNKLVFTQKADGDSNEKNEIFTINVDGTGLQRITNNAFWDLYPAWSEDGSRIAFLSFRGKDLDIYMIDANGNNEALFYDSGTHDADIDWKNDNIVFTSGSAIWTIRDDGTGSTRVTSPPNAGLWGKANLPAGDYDPRLDPSGTKIVFERLENTSSTHGNYNLFTINIDGSGEKRLTDTGYSQGLASWSNSGDKIVYTVAAINDEGKYDAYMINSDGTDNRNITPSYFPPEFLVYSPIFSKDDTKIYFIGQWWE